From a single Actinomyces viscosus genomic region:
- a CDS encoding lysophospholipid acyltransferase family protein, which yields MPLQMPSVPGPAELASAGRRLRSIVRTPQKVTWRAVLRQRFWSATIAPFGGVRVEGEFEADGPYVVVANHGSHADTIAMMSASPTLMRVVTVAAQDYWFSSRLRRLVARGLLGAYPVRRDGEGAYEELRGSLANRVAESMSILIFPEGTRSTDGQMGRFHSGAARLARDFGIPVLPVALVGTREMMPKKSGLPHYSPVEVRVGEPIAPSDDVEAVSDRARAQIVEMLRRPRRPEPVSDVFTVLRTGMEGGRGDAVMFVWGMAEAVSFPIMAEMSQVWLGLTHPERMWRRAAMVVAGSVTGVALTHLLTRAGYRPPAPWTTPAMRAATSRYLSRGPSGYWKQALTGIPVKLFAAESGRRDLPLPAVIVHAAGERAARMAASTALVKTLGKPLGPITRQHYGPYLAATGIVFATALRGVIKHWQQPEHPGR from the coding sequence ATGCCACTTCAGATGCCCTCAGTGCCAGGTCCCGCCGAGCTCGCCTCAGCCGGACGTCGTCTGCGATCAATCGTGCGAACACCCCAGAAAGTGACCTGGCGGGCGGTGCTGCGTCAGCGTTTCTGGTCGGCCACCATCGCCCCGTTCGGGGGCGTGCGGGTCGAGGGCGAGTTCGAGGCCGACGGTCCCTACGTCGTCGTCGCCAACCACGGCTCCCATGCCGACACGATCGCCATGATGAGCGCCTCCCCCACCCTCATGCGGGTGGTCACGGTCGCCGCCCAGGACTACTGGTTCTCCAGTCGTCTGCGTCGCCTCGTGGCCAGGGGCCTGCTGGGGGCCTACCCGGTGCGACGCGATGGCGAGGGCGCCTACGAGGAGCTGCGAGGGAGCCTGGCCAACCGGGTCGCCGAGTCCATGAGCATCCTCATCTTCCCCGAGGGCACCCGTTCCACGGATGGGCAGATGGGCCGGTTCCACTCGGGAGCCGCCCGGCTCGCACGAGACTTCGGCATCCCCGTGCTTCCGGTTGCGCTGGTGGGAACGCGCGAGATGATGCCGAAGAAGAGTGGGCTCCCCCACTACTCCCCCGTCGAGGTCCGGGTGGGGGAACCGATCGCTCCCAGCGACGATGTGGAAGCGGTCAGTGACCGAGCGCGTGCGCAGATCGTGGAGATGCTCAGACGCCCGCGCAGACCCGAACCGGTCTCGGACGTCTTCACCGTGCTGCGCACCGGGATGGAGGGCGGACGGGGAGACGCCGTGATGTTCGTCTGGGGCATGGCCGAGGCCGTCTCCTTCCCGATCATGGCGGAGATGAGCCAGGTGTGGCTGGGCCTGACCCACCCTGAGCGGATGTGGCGCCGCGCGGCGATGGTCGTGGCGGGATCGGTCACCGGGGTGGCGCTCACTCATCTGCTCACCCGGGCCGGTTACCGTCCGCCCGCGCCATGGACCACACCGGCGATGAGGGCGGCCACCTCCCGCTATCTGAGCCGAGGTCCCTCCGGCTACTGGAAGCAGGCACTCACCGGGATCCCGGTGAAGCTCTTCGCCGCCGAGTCCGGACGCCGTGACCTGCCTCTGCCCGCGGTCATCGTCCACGCGGCCGGGGAACGGGCGGCTCGTATGGCAGCCTCCACCGCCCTCGTCAAAACGCTGGGAAAGCCGCTCGGGCCCATCACCCGTCAGCACTACGGCCCCTACCTGGCGGCCACCGGCATCGTCTTCGCCACCGCGCTGCGCGGGGTCATCAAGCACTGGCAGCAGCCTGAGCATCCTGGGCGGTAG
- a CDS encoding glycosyltransferase produces the protein MPEGTTGRAVTARKSTSRVLFAPETFNFAEVTRAIEVARRMPSDVECVFAGFSRRNSEYIKAAGFEFRLLTPYLSDEEGRLALAFDQGRSLHHPFTAQMLAQRVASERVLLRCLRPDAVVIGVTPSQFISARAECVPLVFVRPFAYSLAHLEAARKVGATGFLPRTTPEECLVDDAAAHLLHTVGTRLPLSRAFHQVAMANGVSLPQGLFAGLTADLNLIASAPHLLPGWLEMPEGHRLVGPVYAHLPGEVPEIVADLAAGPQPLVYFAVGSSGNRDLVLDVLRGLGRSGCQVLAPVRSHIRDEDLDTLPLNVHVTDWIPAHQLGDAVDLAITHGGEGTVQTSCAQGWPFIGIPLQLEQRFNVQRCVAFGSARLVSQSQARKADWASLVHEALADDVMRSRARRMAELMEGLDGPGRAAEAICELL, from the coding sequence ATGCCTGAAGGCACCACCGGACGCGCGGTGACTGCGCGTAAAAGTACGTCCCGGGTCCTCTTCGCTCCGGAGACATTCAACTTCGCCGAGGTGACCCGCGCCATCGAGGTCGCCCGCCGGATGCCTTCAGACGTGGAGTGCGTCTTTGCAGGCTTCTCGCGACGTAACTCCGAGTACATCAAGGCTGCGGGCTTCGAGTTCCGTCTGCTCACCCCCTACCTGAGCGATGAGGAGGGGCGGCTGGCGCTGGCATTTGACCAGGGACGCAGCCTGCACCATCCGTTCACGGCGCAGATGCTCGCCCAGCGGGTCGCGAGCGAGCGGGTGCTGCTGCGCTGCCTGCGTCCGGATGCCGTCGTCATCGGAGTAACTCCCAGCCAGTTTATTTCGGCGCGGGCCGAGTGCGTTCCACTGGTTTTCGTACGGCCGTTCGCCTACTCCTTGGCGCATCTGGAGGCGGCCCGCAAGGTGGGCGCCACCGGGTTCCTGCCTCGCACCACCCCCGAGGAGTGCCTGGTCGACGACGCGGCCGCCCACCTGCTCCACACGGTAGGGACCCGTCTGCCCCTGTCGCGCGCCTTCCACCAGGTGGCCATGGCCAACGGCGTCTCACTGCCCCAGGGGCTGTTCGCCGGACTGACCGCGGACCTGAACCTCATCGCCAGCGCCCCGCACCTGCTGCCCGGGTGGCTGGAGATGCCCGAGGGTCACCGACTGGTGGGACCGGTGTACGCGCACCTGCCCGGAGAGGTCCCCGAGATCGTCGCCGACCTGGCCGCCGGCCCTCAGCCCCTGGTGTACTTCGCCGTGGGATCGTCCGGGAACCGCGACCTCGTTCTCGATGTGCTCCGGGGGCTGGGGCGGTCTGGATGCCAGGTACTGGCACCAGTGCGCTCCCACATCAGGGATGAGGACCTGGACACCCTTCCCCTCAACGTCCATGTCACCGACTGGATCCCGGCGCACCAGCTGGGGGACGCCGTTGACCTGGCGATCACTCACGGCGGTGAAGGCACCGTCCAGACCAGCTGTGCGCAGGGGTGGCCCTTCATCGGGATCCCGTTGCAGCTCGAGCAGCGCTTCAACGTCCAGCGCTGCGTGGCCTTCGGCTCGGCCCGGCTCGTCTCCCAGAGCCAGGCGCGCAAGGCCGACTGGGCCAGCCTGGTGCACGAGGCGCTGGCCGACGACGTCATGCGCTCGCGCGCCCGGCGCATGGCCGAGCTGATGGAGGGACTGGACGGACCGGGCCGGGCGGCGGAGGCGATCTGCGAGCTGCTCTGA
- a CDS encoding TrmH family RNA methyltransferase, which yields MSHTSSAGPDELLDDSAELPVARGPRRRTLSEGPAAGHEVLTNPGSARISRVAGLTRRNARTKHRRFLAEGPQSVREAVHHAPERVLDVYLTEAAVERHGEIWEEAVAAGLYVHVTSEQVMDAMSADAQGVLAVVATQEATGSEALAAALEGARLVAVLTQAQDPGNAGTIIRAADAAGADAVVLVRGSVDPTAPKVVRSTAGSLFHLPVVTGVALDDAVAALHEAGLTVLAADGRGDFDLFEAESLLGAPSAWLFGNEAHGLPEEALSRADAVVSIPVYGKAESLNVAAAATVCLYASARAQA from the coding sequence ATGAGTCATACCTCCTCCGCCGGTCCTGATGAGCTTCTCGACGACTCCGCCGAACTCCCTGTGGCTCGCGGGCCGCGGCGCCGCACCCTCAGCGAGGGGCCGGCCGCCGGCCACGAGGTACTCACCAACCCCGGCTCGGCCCGCATCTCACGCGTGGCCGGGCTGACCCGTCGCAACGCCCGGACCAAGCACCGCCGCTTCCTCGCCGAAGGCCCCCAGAGTGTGCGCGAGGCCGTTCACCACGCTCCCGAACGCGTCCTCGACGTCTACCTCACCGAGGCCGCTGTCGAGCGCCACGGCGAGATCTGGGAGGAGGCGGTCGCTGCCGGGCTGTACGTCCACGTCACCAGTGAGCAGGTCATGGACGCCATGAGCGCCGATGCCCAGGGCGTCCTCGCCGTCGTCGCCACCCAGGAGGCCACCGGTTCCGAGGCACTGGCCGCCGCCCTGGAAGGAGCCCGGCTCGTCGCCGTACTCACCCAGGCACAGGACCCCGGAAACGCCGGCACCATCATCCGGGCCGCCGACGCCGCCGGAGCCGACGCCGTCGTCCTCGTGCGCGGCAGCGTGGACCCCACGGCACCGAAGGTCGTGCGCTCCACCGCCGGCAGCCTCTTCCACCTGCCCGTCGTCACCGGTGTGGCCCTCGACGACGCCGTTGCCGCGCTCCACGAGGCCGGGCTCACCGTCCTAGCAGCTGATGGACGTGGCGACTTCGACCTCTTCGAGGCCGAGTCCCTCCTGGGCGCCCCCAGTGCCTGGCTCTTCGGTAACGAGGCTCACGGACTTCCCGAGGAGGCGCTGAGCCGTGCCGACGCCGTCGTCTCCATCCCCGTCTATGGCAAGGCCGAGTCGCTCAACGTCGCAGCCGCAGCCACCGTCTGCCTCTACGCCAGCGCCCGCGCACAGGCCTGA
- the hisH gene encoding imidazole glycerol phosphate synthase subunit HisH, with product MQAPRVTVLSYGSGNVRSAVRALERVGAQVTLTSDPHEVTEADGLVVPGVGAFGAVMDQLRAVDAPRLIEQRLAGGRPVLGICVGMQVMFERSEEHGTTEEGLGQWPGTVSRLSADVVPHMGWSQVRPPQDSVLFDGVADERFYFVHSYAATQDPAELLGPGPTRLPQATWATHGQDFIAAVENGALCATQFHPEKSGDAGAQLLRNWMTTL from the coding sequence ATGCAAGCGCCACGCGTCACTGTCCTGTCCTACGGATCCGGCAATGTCCGCTCGGCGGTGCGCGCCCTGGAGCGCGTCGGCGCGCAGGTGACGCTGACCAGTGACCCCCATGAGGTCACCGAGGCCGACGGCCTGGTTGTCCCTGGTGTCGGCGCCTTCGGGGCGGTCATGGACCAGCTGCGGGCGGTCGACGCCCCTCGCCTCATTGAGCAGCGCCTGGCCGGCGGGCGCCCGGTCCTGGGAATCTGCGTGGGCATGCAGGTCATGTTCGAGCGCTCCGAGGAGCACGGGACCACGGAGGAGGGCCTGGGACAGTGGCCCGGGACTGTGAGCAGGCTGAGTGCCGACGTCGTCCCCCACATGGGGTGGAGTCAGGTTCGTCCCCCTCAGGACTCTGTGCTCTTCGACGGCGTCGCCGACGAGCGCTTCTACTTCGTCCACTCCTACGCGGCCACCCAGGACCCCGCCGAGCTGCTCGGTCCTGGTCCCACCCGGCTGCCCCAGGCCACCTGGGCGACTCATGGGCAGGACTTCATCGCCGCCGTCGAGAACGGGGCCCTGTGCGCCACGCAGTTCCATCCCGAGAAGTCCGGTGATGCGGGGGCGCAGCTCCTGCGCAACTGGATGACAACCCTCTGA
- the rpmI gene encoding 50S ribosomal protein L35: MPKNKTHSGAKKRFRVTGSGKLMREQANKRHLLEVKSSRRKRKLSQDQPVAPADVRQVKKLLGR, translated from the coding sequence ATGCCGAAGAACAAGACGCACTCCGGTGCCAAGAAGCGCTTCCGGGTCACCGGCAGCGGCAAGCTCATGCGCGAGCAGGCCAACAAGCGCCACCTGCTGGAGGTCAAGTCCTCCCGCCGCAAGCGCAAGCTGTCCCAGGACCAGCCGGTCGCCCCGGCCGACGTCCGCCAGGTTAAGAAGCTGCTCGGTCGCTGA
- the rplT gene encoding 50S ribosomal protein L20, with protein sequence MARVKRAVNAQKKRRSVLEKASGYRGQRSRLYRKAKEQVTHSGVYAFRDRRARKGDFRRLWIQRINAAARAEGLTYNRFIQGLGLAGVEIDRRMLAELAVNEPEGFKALVEVARKALPEDVNAPKA encoded by the coding sequence ATGGCACGTGTGAAGCGGGCTGTTAACGCCCAGAAGAAGCGTCGTTCCGTTCTCGAGAAGGCCTCGGGCTACCGCGGCCAGCGCTCGCGCCTCTACCGCAAGGCCAAGGAGCAGGTCACCCACTCCGGCGTCTACGCCTTCCGCGACCGTCGCGCCCGCAAGGGCGACTTCCGTCGCCTGTGGATCCAGCGCATCAACGCCGCCGCCCGCGCCGAGGGCCTGACCTACAACCGCTTCATCCAGGGGCTTGGCCTGGCCGGAGTGGAGATCGACCGCCGTATGCTCGCCGAGCTGGCCGTCAACGAGCCCGAGGGCTTCAAGGCCCTCGTGGAGGTGGCTCGCAAGGCCCTCCCCGAGGACGTCAACGCCCCGAAGGCCTGA
- the priA gene encoding bifunctional 1-(5-phosphoribosyl)-5-((5-phosphoribosylamino)methylideneamino)imidazole-4-carboxamide isomerase/phosphoribosylanthranilate isomerase PriA, whose product MLTLLPAVDVADGKAVRLLQGEVGSETDYGSPVDAARDWVRAGAEWIHLVDLDAAFGRGSNSELLSRIVGEVGIKVELSGGIRDDASLARALAAGAARVNLGTAALEDPEWTERVIAEHGDKIAVGLDVRGTTLAARGWTKEGGDLWETLERLDAVGCARYVVTDVTRDGTLSGPNTALLTDVCQRTPAPVVASGGIAHLDDLVALRRLAPLGLEGAIVGKALYNGNFTLQEALAVAGDEEVREPSTARV is encoded by the coding sequence ATGCTCACCCTACTTCCCGCCGTCGACGTCGCCGACGGCAAGGCCGTCCGGCTTCTTCAAGGAGAGGTCGGTTCGGAGACGGACTACGGCAGCCCCGTCGACGCCGCCCGGGACTGGGTGCGAGCCGGGGCCGAGTGGATCCACCTGGTGGACCTCGACGCGGCCTTCGGACGGGGCTCCAACTCCGAGCTGCTCTCCCGCATCGTCGGTGAGGTCGGCATCAAGGTGGAGCTGTCCGGAGGTATTCGCGACGACGCCTCGCTGGCCCGGGCCCTGGCCGCCGGTGCTGCCCGGGTCAACCTGGGCACGGCGGCACTGGAGGACCCCGAGTGGACCGAGCGGGTGATCGCCGAGCACGGCGACAAGATCGCCGTCGGCCTCGACGTGCGCGGCACCACCCTGGCCGCCCGCGGCTGGACCAAGGAGGGAGGCGACCTGTGGGAGACCCTCGAGCGCCTCGACGCCGTCGGGTGCGCGCGCTACGTCGTCACCGACGTCACTCGCGACGGCACGCTGAGTGGCCCCAACACGGCGCTGCTCACGGACGTCTGCCAGCGCACTCCGGCGCCGGTGGTCGCCTCGGGCGGCATCGCCCACCTCGATGACCTGGTCGCCCTGCGGCGCCTGGCCCCGTTGGGGCTGGAGGGAGCCATCGTCGGCAAGGCGCTCTACAACGGCAACTTCACCCTTCAGGAGGCGCTGGCCGTGGCCGGCGACGAGGAGGTGCGCGAGCCGTCGACGGCGCGCGTCTGA
- the infC gene encoding translation initiation factor IF-3: MRLVGPSGEQVGVVRVEDALRLAEEADLDLVEVAPDARPPVCKLMDYGKFKYESAMKARDARRNQANTQLKEIQFRPKIDEHDYATKRGHVERFLKGGDKVKCIVRFRGREQSRPELGIRLLQGLAEEMAELGTIESHPRQDGRNMVMVLAPVRKKAEVKSDQRRRREEARAARRAEKHAGRAPKGAKTSASEEPAGEKA; this comes from the coding sequence GTGCGTCTCGTCGGCCCCAGCGGCGAGCAGGTCGGCGTCGTCCGTGTGGAGGACGCCCTGCGTCTGGCTGAGGAGGCCGATCTCGACCTGGTCGAGGTGGCCCCCGACGCCCGCCCTCCGGTGTGCAAGCTCATGGACTACGGCAAGTTCAAGTACGAGTCGGCCATGAAGGCGCGCGACGCGCGACGCAACCAGGCAAACACCCAGCTCAAGGAGATCCAGTTCCGCCCCAAGATCGATGAGCACGACTACGCCACCAAGCGCGGCCACGTCGAGCGATTCCTCAAGGGCGGGGACAAGGTCAAGTGCATCGTCCGCTTCCGAGGCCGAGAGCAGTCCCGGCCCGAGCTCGGGATCAGGCTCCTCCAGGGCCTGGCCGAGGAGATGGCCGAGCTGGGCACCATCGAGTCCCACCCCCGCCAGGACGGCCGCAACATGGTCATGGTCCTGGCCCCGGTCCGCAAGAAGGCCGAGGTCAAGTCCGATCAGCGCCGCCGTCGCGAGGAGGCCAGAGCCGCCCGCCGTGCCGAGAAGCACGCGGGCCGTGCGCCCAAGGGCGCCAAGACCTCTGCGAGCGAGGAGCCTGCCGGCGAGAAGGCCTGA
- a CDS encoding DUF6297 family protein produces the protein MTPAGSSGTPAVSTGPGTVLFPDGADLRRWTARRTRRHRRGVWALVGDVYTGLLTAAVVVTILAPYLRRLVDAPPSSPAAGAVPAGPGALGLDPGWLVLALMLLLLALGLGPLSRLGPLFLRPHEAAWWLPMPGERSTLLVPVARVEYLLAATAGAVMGLLPALVSGGGWAAVTTWPVLLAAGLSLVLSELIKAQVQGHGVARLRRLLILLGAAACLAGTVLPFPHSARGHIVVATSAGALVAAAVLGWRRARAGLGRVHDAALLDVVARSFGAHVSLLSLDTRAMGRLLSPPSVRPSGPDPLRWARLAGRLPRPVGVMACVAQADWLLLRRQPRRLLQLGAGLAIAVLPLLSESIGSPMRAVAYLSGGWIATLAVAEPARQAWFDGGPDSAWPAPPWVVRVGHLLVPAALMSAWSLLSLVPAMAALGAAAAWKDLGVVAAMALLSGWAWAGAALRSGYRTMPDFAAGLVTSPMGSLPPGLVQMLTAGPDAALVGGLATALVASAVSVPTTTVLGIQGVASAVVVLWGTRTNRWAS, from the coding sequence GTGACGCCGGCGGGCTCCTCGGGGACGCCGGCCGTCTCGACCGGGCCGGGGACCGTGCTCTTCCCCGACGGAGCCGATCTGCGGCGGTGGACCGCTCGACGTACCCGCAGGCACCGCCGCGGCGTGTGGGCCCTCGTGGGAGACGTCTACACCGGGCTTCTGACGGCCGCAGTCGTCGTAACGATCCTGGCTCCCTACCTGCGCCGGTTGGTCGACGCGCCGCCCTCCTCCCCGGCTGCGGGCGCGGTGCCGGCCGGTCCCGGCGCCCTGGGCCTTGATCCGGGGTGGCTGGTGCTGGCCCTGATGCTGCTGCTCCTGGCGCTTGGGCTCGGCCCGCTCAGCCGGCTCGGGCCGCTCTTCCTGCGTCCCCACGAGGCCGCCTGGTGGCTGCCCATGCCCGGTGAGCGGAGCACTCTCCTTGTGCCGGTGGCCCGTGTCGAGTACCTCCTGGCGGCCACTGCGGGTGCGGTGATGGGCCTGCTCCCGGCGCTCGTGTCCGGAGGCGGATGGGCTGCCGTCACAACGTGGCCGGTTTTGCTGGCAGCCGGGCTGTCCCTGGTGCTCTCCGAGCTCATTAAGGCGCAGGTTCAGGGCCACGGCGTGGCGCGCCTGCGCCGGCTCCTGATCCTGCTCGGGGCGGCGGCGTGCCTGGCGGGGACGGTCCTTCCCTTCCCTCACTCGGCCCGCGGGCACATAGTGGTCGCGACCTCGGCCGGGGCGCTGGTCGCCGCCGCGGTGCTTGGCTGGAGGCGGGCGCGAGCTGGTCTGGGGCGGGTGCATGACGCCGCCCTGCTCGACGTCGTCGCCCGGTCCTTCGGCGCCCACGTCTCCCTGCTGTCGCTGGACACCCGCGCCATGGGACGCCTGCTCTCCCCGCCGTCGGTACGGCCCAGTGGTCCCGACCCGCTGCGGTGGGCCCGCCTCGCCGGCCGGCTGCCCCGGCCCGTGGGGGTGATGGCCTGCGTGGCTCAGGCGGACTGGCTGCTGCTGCGTCGTCAGCCCCGGCGGCTGCTTCAGCTGGGGGCGGGGCTGGCCATTGCGGTACTGCCCCTGCTGTCGGAGTCCATCGGCAGCCCCATGCGTGCCGTCGCCTATCTCAGCGGCGGCTGGATCGCGACCCTGGCCGTTGCCGAACCGGCCCGTCAGGCCTGGTTCGACGGTGGCCCCGACTCCGCCTGGCCAGCACCGCCCTGGGTGGTCCGGGTGGGGCACCTGCTCGTGCCGGCAGCCTTGATGAGCGCGTGGTCCCTGCTGAGCCTGGTGCCCGCCATGGCTGCCCTCGGCGCCGCGGCCGCATGGAAGGACCTCGGGGTCGTGGCCGCCATGGCGCTCCTGAGCGGCTGGGCCTGGGCAGGGGCGGCGCTGCGCTCCGGGTACCGGACGATGCCCGACTTCGCCGCCGGACTCGTCACCTCACCCATGGGCTCCCTGCCGCCCGGGCTGGTGCAGATGCTCACGGCGGGCCCCGACGCCGCACTCGTGGGAGGGCTGGCCACCGCCCTCGTCGCCAGTGCCGTCTCCGTGCCGACGACGACGGTGCTTGGTATCCAGGGCGTCGCCAGCGCCGTCGTCGTCCTGTGGGGGACACGGACGAACCGCTGGGCATCCTGA
- a CDS encoding SseB family protein: MAARNKLERLLAAPSPFADDDGAARPEVSSALEASDLPRHEYLDRLWAALVGGRLIVPVAAHAHPGRPEPGGPQAVSLSQGESPEVAAHEVHVADACQDAATLAVGLPDGHIALPVFTSAEAMSRWRSDVRPVPVSPERAAQVACLSTDQLWVLDPGSRDLRLPRPAVVALAGGEEWVPSWRNEQVQAEVRAQLEEVDGVTGVAFGPGEGAELRVFIRIDAADGRAGVARSLEGCQYVMVNPAWGDLIDTVELCPLPA, encoded by the coding sequence ATGGCGGCTCGGAACAAGCTGGAGCGTCTTCTCGCCGCCCCCTCGCCCTTCGCCGACGACGACGGAGCGGCCCGCCCGGAGGTGAGCAGCGCGCTGGAGGCCTCCGACCTGCCCCGTCACGAGTACCTCGATCGGCTGTGGGCGGCGCTCGTCGGCGGCCGGCTGATCGTCCCGGTGGCCGCCCACGCCCATCCCGGCCGCCCTGAGCCGGGTGGGCCACAGGCCGTGAGCCTGTCCCAAGGGGAGTCTCCCGAGGTAGCGGCTCACGAGGTGCACGTCGCCGATGCCTGCCAGGACGCGGCGACCCTGGCGGTGGGCCTGCCCGACGGCCATATCGCCCTGCCGGTGTTCACCAGCGCCGAGGCGATGAGCCGGTGGCGCAGCGACGTGCGTCCTGTGCCGGTCTCGCCCGAACGGGCGGCGCAGGTGGCCTGCCTGTCCACCGACCAGCTGTGGGTGCTCGACCCCGGTAGCCGGGACCTGCGTCTTCCGCGCCCAGCCGTCGTGGCTCTGGCCGGGGGAGAGGAGTGGGTGCCGTCGTGGCGCAACGAGCAGGTTCAGGCCGAGGTGCGTGCCCAGCTCGAGGAGGTCGACGGCGTGACCGGGGTGGCCTTCGGGCCCGGCGAGGGCGCCGAGCTGCGGGTCTTCATCCGTATCGACGCCGCAGACGGTCGGGCCGGCGTGGCCCGCAGCCTGGAGGGCTGCCAGTACGTCATGGTCAACCCGGCCTGGGGCGACCTCATCGACACCGTGGAGCTGTGCCCGCTGCCGGCCTGA
- a CDS encoding CDP-alcohol phosphatidyltransferase family protein, with the protein MASLYSLKYWYTRRLGRIIQASVRRGISPDVWTAVGVIAAALGCGALVMGWWPLALVLLAARLGGANLDGAVARARGVSRPFGFVLNEIGDRVSDLLIMAGLVGLALRTGSPTNTVYLTLIALAAATLPTFVSLAAAGAGATRLNGGPFGKTERCLAAVVAAALPQYLAIIAWVIIVGSVLTACLRLARTATALAGRTGPAMADTMAPPPPQDIARIGREAREGDTDAGAGS; encoded by the coding sequence GTGGCATCGCTCTACTCGTTGAAGTACTGGTACACCCGCCGGTTGGGGAGAATCATCCAGGCCTCGGTGCGCCGCGGCATCTCGCCCGACGTGTGGACCGCCGTCGGCGTCATCGCCGCTGCGCTGGGTTGCGGGGCACTGGTCATGGGTTGGTGGCCCCTGGCCCTCGTCCTGCTGGCCGCCCGGCTCGGCGGCGCGAACCTGGACGGCGCTGTTGCGCGGGCGCGCGGGGTATCACGGCCCTTCGGCTTCGTCCTCAACGAGATCGGGGACCGGGTCTCCGACCTTCTCATCATGGCGGGCCTGGTAGGACTCGCCCTGCGCACGGGCTCACCCACCAATACGGTCTACCTGACCCTCATCGCGCTGGCGGCGGCGACGCTGCCGACCTTCGTCTCCCTGGCTGCCGCCGGTGCGGGCGCCACCAGACTCAACGGCGGTCCCTTCGGCAAGACCGAGCGGTGCCTGGCGGCGGTCGTGGCTGCGGCTCTCCCCCAGTACCTGGCGATCATCGCCTGGGTCATCATCGTGGGCTCCGTGCTGACGGCCTGTCTGCGGCTGGCACGCACCGCCACCGCGCTCGCCGGACGCACCGGCCCGGCCATGGCCGACACCATGGCTCCACCGCCGCCTCAGGACATCGCCCGTATCGGACGTGAGGCTCGTGAGGGCGACACCGACGCGGGAGCCGGGTCGTGA
- a CDS encoding ABC transporter ATP-binding protein, producing MVNTTLTREPAGGAGQSLSAGREPLVSARGLSVGYNDEPVCAPATFDLLPGQVLALVGVNGAGKSTMLRTCCGLLPPLAGEVRVLGHVPDPRSGAQRAALATDLGQESFFPTLTVAEHLRLVCFGHGVADADEVVGGLLEDLELTRLASHLPEELSSGQRRRLALASVLARPRRLLVLDEPEQRLDQVTRLLLADRLIEEQEAGGGVLMVSHDPEIVEEAATHVLLVGRDTRILSVADGVRAIEEGLQ from the coding sequence GTGGTGAACACCACCCTCACGCGAGAGCCTGCTGGCGGCGCGGGCCAGAGCCTCTCGGCGGGTCGTGAGCCGCTGGTGAGCGCCCGCGGGCTCAGCGTCGGGTACAACGATGAACCGGTCTGCGCTCCTGCGACCTTCGACCTGCTTCCCGGCCAGGTCCTGGCGCTGGTCGGGGTCAATGGGGCAGGAAAGTCGACGATGCTGCGCACCTGCTGCGGGCTGCTGCCCCCGTTGGCCGGCGAGGTACGGGTGCTCGGGCACGTTCCGGACCCGCGCTCGGGCGCTCAACGAGCCGCGCTCGCCACCGACCTGGGGCAGGAGTCCTTCTTCCCCACACTGACCGTCGCCGAGCACCTGCGGCTGGTGTGCTTCGGCCATGGTGTCGCCGACGCCGATGAGGTGGTCGGCGGGCTGCTGGAGGACCTGGAGCTGACCCGGCTCGCGAGCCACCTGCCCGAGGAGCTCTCCTCGGGGCAGCGACGCCGTCTCGCACTGGCATCGGTCCTGGCGCGTCCTCGCAGGCTCCTGGTCCTCGACGAGCCCGAGCAGCGGCTGGACCAGGTGACCCGGCTGCTCCTGGCCGATCGTCTCATCGAGGAGCAAGAGGCCGGCGGGGGAGTGCTCATGGTCTCCCACGACCCGGAGATCGTGGAGGAGGCCGCCACCCACGTGCTTCTCGTGGGACGCGACACCCGGATCCTGAGCGTGGCCGACGGCGTTCGCGCCATTGAGGAGGGCCTCCAGTGA